A window of the Vibrio pomeroyi genome harbors these coding sequences:
- the mutL gene encoding DNA mismatch repair endonuclease MutL, with product MTIKILPARLANQIAAGEVVERPASVVKELVENSLDSGATRIDIDIEKGGAKMIRVRDNGKGIVKDELALALSRHATSKIHTLDDLEAIVSLGFRGEALASISSVARLTMTSRPATQDQAWAAHSEGRDMQVKLQPAAHPIGTSVEVLDLFFNTPARRKFLRTEKTEFTHIDELLKRIALSRFDVTINLRHNGKMIRQYRAAKTDVQAEKRIAAVCGNAFVRHMLKIELEHQGLKLHGWITTPEGARQQSDLQYCYVNGRMMRDKLINHAIRQSYETSLRPDQFATYVLFIELDPHQVDVNVHPAKHEVRFHQARLVHDFIYQALSDGLAQSKQIDAAPINQSAFHQSEASNYQQDGSMSDLGESAGFSEPVNRTPTNSDDLQVSDRVRHAIEQTPAYPRKAESEQAHDKPQHRVNDGGRHYASSASPSSSTGRSSSASENSFTGSPRQEWIESRPAPKKEKEPHQHHAEPAPSKREVKAYKELLKTPDFGEHTVALTLPQEQMAPTEAEVVQQKPVSSKPRTPVTDLGKAVSIVERQYLVMGNKNGCVLVSLAKAELLRVVGQLDTRGGALKSQPLLVPLSIKLGSELVEVAKALSPTLALLGIELRARNSEAVMVMGVPSPLRQQNLQILIPDLLSYAASINAQSAVKQPNDLLPSLVNWIGIQTAQVKSDYTLSEAVQLVGELEQLWHGLLPLDDPEFVNPIDFSATITAFMA from the coding sequence ATGACGATCAAAATACTGCCAGCTCGCTTAGCGAACCAAATCGCAGCGGGTGAAGTGGTAGAAAGGCCAGCCTCTGTTGTAAAAGAGCTGGTTGAGAACAGTTTGGATTCTGGGGCGACACGTATCGATATTGATATCGAGAAAGGCGGCGCCAAGATGATCCGCGTTCGTGACAACGGTAAGGGCATCGTTAAAGATGAGCTTGCGTTGGCACTGAGTCGTCATGCTACCTCCAAAATCCACACTCTTGATGACCTAGAGGCGATCGTCAGCCTAGGCTTCCGTGGTGAAGCGTTAGCGAGTATCAGCTCTGTTGCACGCTTAACCATGACTTCACGCCCTGCGACTCAAGATCAAGCTTGGGCTGCACACAGTGAAGGCCGAGATATGCAGGTGAAACTGCAGCCTGCAGCGCATCCAATTGGTACCTCTGTTGAGGTGTTGGACTTGTTCTTCAACACTCCTGCTCGTCGCAAGTTCTTACGCACTGAGAAAACCGAATTTACCCATATTGATGAGCTGTTGAAACGCATCGCATTGAGTCGTTTTGATGTGACGATCAATCTTCGTCATAACGGTAAAATGATTCGTCAGTATCGTGCGGCAAAAACCGATGTTCAGGCTGAGAAGCGCATTGCTGCAGTGTGTGGTAATGCGTTTGTTCGTCACATGCTCAAGATTGAACTTGAACATCAAGGGTTAAAACTTCATGGTTGGATCACCACACCTGAAGGGGCAAGGCAGCAAAGCGATCTGCAATACTGTTATGTGAACGGTCGTATGATGCGTGACAAACTGATCAATCACGCGATTCGTCAAAGTTACGAAACCAGTCTGCGTCCTGACCAATTCGCAACGTATGTGTTGTTCATTGAGTTGGACCCACATCAAGTCGATGTAAATGTTCACCCTGCTAAACATGAAGTGCGTTTCCATCAAGCGCGCCTTGTGCATGACTTTATTTACCAAGCATTGAGTGATGGCTTAGCACAGAGCAAGCAGATCGATGCTGCACCTATCAATCAGTCTGCTTTCCACCAATCGGAAGCGTCGAATTATCAACAAGATGGTTCGATGTCTGACTTAGGAGAGAGTGCGGGCTTCTCTGAGCCAGTAAATAGAACACCGACTAACTCGGATGATTTACAGGTCTCTGATAGGGTGCGACACGCCATTGAGCAAACGCCAGCCTACCCGAGAAAAGCCGAATCTGAGCAGGCTCATGATAAGCCTCAACACCGCGTTAATGATGGCGGGCGACACTATGCTTCATCAGCTAGCCCAAGTTCATCAACTGGCCGAAGCTCGTCTGCTAGTGAAAACAGTTTTACAGGATCGCCTCGCCAAGAGTGGATAGAGTCTCGACCTGCACCGAAGAAAGAAAAAGAACCACACCAACATCATGCTGAGCCAGCGCCCTCAAAGCGCGAAGTTAAAGCCTATAAAGAGCTTTTAAAAACGCCAGATTTTGGTGAGCACACTGTAGCTCTCACCCTTCCTCAAGAACAAATGGCGCCAACAGAAGCAGAGGTGGTTCAACAGAAACCAGTTAGCTCGAAGCCAAGAACACCAGTGACGGACCTAGGGAAAGCGGTCTCGATTGTTGAGCGTCAATATCTCGTGATGGGCAACAAGAATGGCTGTGTTTTAGTTTCCTTGGCCAAGGCTGAATTACTGCGTGTTGTTGGTCAGCTTGATACTCGGGGTGGCGCGTTAAAAAGCCAACCGTTATTGGTTCCGTTATCTATCAAGCTTGGTAGCGAGTTGGTTGAGGTGGCGAAGGCGCTGAGCCCAACATTGGCATTGCTGGGTATTGAGCTTAGAGCTCGAAACAGTGAAGCTGTGATGGTGATGGGTGTGCCGTCTCCTTTGAGGCAGCAAAACTTACAAATTCTGATCCCAGATCTGTTATCGTACGCGGCTTCAATAAATGCCCAAAGTGCAGTGAAGCAGCCTAACGACCTGTTGCCATCCTTGGTTAACTGGATCGGGATTCAAACCGCACAAGTAAAAAGCGACTACACTTTATCTGAAGCGGTTCAATTAGTTGGGGAACTTGAACAACTTTGGCATGGTCTACTTCCATTAGATGATCCAGAGTTTGTTAATCCTATCGACTTTTCAGCGACTATTACGGCATTTATGGCTTAG
- the miaA gene encoding tRNA (adenosine(37)-N6)-dimethylallyltransferase MiaA translates to MTEKLPLALFLMGPTASGKTDLAIRLRQKYPVEIISVDSALIYKDMDIGTAKPDAEELALAPHRLIDILDPSEAYSAADFRRDAINEMNAIVAEGKIPLLVGGTMLYYKALLEGLSPLPAADQEIRKQIEAESIEQGWQALHDQLREIDPVSAERIHPNDPQRLSRALEVYRISGKTLTELTQTKGDSLPFRVKQFAIAPKERTELHRRIELRFEKMIEAGFEEEMKALYAREDLHPELPSIRCVGYRQMWDYLDGNCDLDEAVFRGVCATRQLAKRQITWLRSWDDLTWLDSENIEQALETLSDAIASD, encoded by the coding sequence ATGACTGAAAAATTACCTTTAGCGTTGTTTTTAATGGGCCCAACGGCATCAGGAAAAACAGATTTAGCTATCCGCTTACGTCAGAAATACCCAGTAGAGATCATCAGTGTCGACTCGGCATTGATCTACAAAGACATGGATATCGGCACCGCTAAACCGGATGCGGAAGAGCTTGCGCTCGCGCCTCATCGCTTGATTGATATCCTGGATCCAAGCGAAGCGTACTCTGCGGCAGATTTTCGTCGTGATGCAATCAATGAAATGAATGCAATTGTAGCGGAAGGCAAAATTCCGCTGCTTGTTGGCGGAACCATGCTTTACTACAAGGCATTGTTGGAAGGTTTATCGCCATTACCCGCAGCGGATCAAGAGATTCGTAAGCAGATTGAAGCGGAATCTATCGAACAAGGTTGGCAGGCTCTGCATGATCAATTAAGAGAGATAGATCCCGTATCCGCTGAAAGAATACACCCAAATGATCCACAAAGGCTTTCAAGGGCATTGGAAGTTTATCGAATTTCGGGTAAAACATTAACTGAGCTAACTCAAACGAAAGGCGATAGCCTGCCATTTCGTGTAAAACAATTTGCTATAGCTCCCAAGGAAAGGACTGAACTCCATCGCCGCATTGAGCTGCGTTTCGAGAAGATGATAGAAGCGGGTTTTGAAGAGGAAATGAAGGCGTTGTACGCCAGAGAAGATCTTCACCCTGAGCTGCCATCGATTCGATGCGTTGGTTATAGGCAGATGTGGGATTATTTAGACGGTAATTGTGATTTAGACGAAGCGGTTTTTCGTGGTGTCTGTGCAACCCGTCAGTTGGCCAAGCGACAGATCACCTGGTTGCGCAGCTGGGATGATTTAACTTGGTTAGATAGCGAAAACATTGAACAAGCGTTAGAAACTCTTTCAGATGCAATAGCATCTGATTAG
- the hfq gene encoding RNA chaperone Hfq, producing the protein MAKGQSLQDPFLNALRRERIPVSIYLVNGIKLQGQIESFDQFVILLKNTVNQMVYKHAISTVVPARAVSHHSGEQRTPSDRPEKTED; encoded by the coding sequence ATGGCTAAGGGGCAATCGCTACAAGACCCATTCCTAAATGCACTCCGTCGTGAGCGCATTCCAGTCTCTATCTATCTTGTTAACGGCATTAAGCTGCAAGGTCAGATCGAGTCTTTCGATCAATTCGTGATCTTATTGAAGAACACTGTAAACCAAATGGTTTACAAGCATGCGATTTCTACTGTGGTACCTGCACGTGCAGTAAGTCACCACAGCGGCGAGCAACGCACGCCATCTGATCGTCCAGAGAAGACTGAAGATTAA